One genomic segment of Cryptomeria japonica unplaced genomic scaffold, Sugi_1.0 HiC_scaffold_16, whole genome shotgun sequence includes these proteins:
- the LOC131860850 gene encoding leucoanthocyanidin reductase-like, producing the protein SVNKFLPLLNASATFKILVIGATGYIGRFVALAAVAAGHPTYALLRPTTAFDAAKEKCLHELKDSGVIIVYVYLNDHNSMVKAMQGIDVVISNVGGAQLTDQLNIVDAIKEIGTVKRFLPSEFGHDIDRDNPVEPGLSFYKEKRLIRRAVEAANIPYTYICCNSIAGWPYFYHTHPSELPPPQDQFEIYGDGNIKAYFVTGEDIGKYTIKAVEDVRTVNKIVHFRPPKNFLTLNELAAIWEKKIGKTLPRVCISEQDLLDLAKANNIPESIVASLTHDIFINGCQYNFKMEEPKDVEVCELYPEILYTTVQDFFDGYL; encoded by the exons tctgtcaacaaattccttcccctactcaatgcatcagcaacttt TAAAATACTAGTGATTGGAGCCACTGGTTATATTGGTCGCTTTGTTGCTCTTGCAGCTGTAGCTGCAGGCCATCCTACTTATGCTCTTCTAAGACCCACGACTGCATTTGATGCTGCCAAAGAAAAGTGCCTTCATGAATTGAAAGATTCTGGTGTTATCATTGTCTATGTAT ATTTAAACGATCACAATTCAATGGTAAAGGCCATGCAAGGCATCGATGTTGTCATTTCTAATGTAGGTGGCGCTCAACTTACAGATCAGCTCAACATTGTAGACGCCATTAAAGAAATTGGCACGGTTAAG agGTTTCTTCCTTCAGAATTTGGGCATGATATAGACAGAGACAATCCAGTGGAGCCGGGGCTAAGCTTTTACAAAGAAAAGAGACTTATTAGGAGGGCAGTAGAGGCAGCCAACATTCCATACACTTACATCTGCTGCAATTCCATTGCTGGCTGGCCTTACTTTTATCATACCCATCCCTCTGAGCTTCCTCCTCCCCAAGACCAGTTTGAAATCTATGGAGATGGAAACATCAAGG CATACTTTGTGACTGGGGAAGACATTGGGAAGTACACCATAAAGGCTGTGGAGGATGTCCGGACTGTTAACAAAATTGTGCATTTCAGACCACCCAAGAATTTTCTCACACTGAATGAGCTTGCAGCAATTTGggagaagaagattggaaaaacTCTTCCTCGGGTTTGTATCTCAGAACAAGATCTCTTGGACTTAGCCAAAG CCAACAATATTCCAGAGAGCATAGTGGCTTCCCTGACACATGACATCTTCATTAATGGGTGTCAATACAATTTTAAAATGGAAGAGCCCAAAGACGTGGAAGTTTGTGAGCTTTATCCAGAGATTCTCTACACTACAGTCCAAGATTTCTTCGATGGGTACCTTTGA